The following coding sequences lie in one Spirosoma sp. KUDC1026 genomic window:
- a CDS encoding two-component regulator propeller domain-containing protein: MSATSKKRNRSDQLFAWLLALVFALSQQIDTQAQIGSWQPLVSYQSGQAVAVVGDKVYTATVNGFFYYDMTSGETTILGKEDGFSDVGISSLLYLADQNRLLIGYRSGNLDFIRLSGTNTPERITNINTIPNSTNLPTSRTINHMNRVGNAVYLSTDFGVVLLDIIQDEIRDTYISQRTDGLANRIYQTAATADSLYARTGTADSTATYQLRAIRLSSTVNFADPANWRPISVPGPQTESIVTYQGRVLAAANGRGTFERRAGNWVLTQSLASSPIRIFVSGPNLIINTLNRVQLSSGNQLTSPLLSGAARQAQTDGTTIWLADEQQGLLIARQAGVSRIAPTGPIQDQFANLYTYPNTLVALPNSPTDQTAPTLSRPALESFYVSDNQWQPVANSQLVNSANSAAYLPNEQRLYIGTYGGGLWSQTAGQPLTPVTLPGTISPYITSLSADAVGNLWIATFEGRRPVLHVREVDGQFKTFTALTQLTILNIVPDDNGFVWLQLEPGRGILVFDPLTNRSRYLTTLQNQGGLLTNSVRALVKDRTGLIWVGTDLGPTVFDNPAGVFNAQINAQPPLLNGRRLLANETVTALAVDGGNRKWIGTLNGLYQVSADGSQLVNTFTAGNSPLPVNPIDALAVEPVSGNVFIKTSKGITTYRGAATEPAEQLSTAVIFPNPVRPDFTGTVGIRGLTDNATVKILDAGGLLVYQTRSQGGTATWDLRDYRGRSAQTGIYLVVVVTADGLEGLAGKLAVVR; this comes from the coding sequence ATGAGCGCAACGTCTAAGAAAAGGAACAGGTCTGACCAGCTGTTTGCCTGGCTGCTGGCGCTGGTGTTTGCGCTAAGCCAGCAGATAGATACGCAGGCACAGATTGGTAGCTGGCAACCCCTGGTCAGTTATCAGTCCGGGCAGGCTGTTGCCGTGGTCGGTGACAAAGTCTATACGGCTACGGTCAATGGCTTTTTTTACTACGACATGACGTCGGGTGAAACAACTATTCTGGGGAAAGAAGATGGATTCAGCGATGTTGGTATCAGCAGCCTGCTCTATCTGGCCGATCAGAACCGACTGCTTATTGGTTATCGAAGTGGTAATCTAGACTTCATTCGCCTGTCGGGCACGAACACGCCTGAGCGGATCACCAACATTAATACGATTCCGAACAGTACAAATCTACCGACGTCCCGTACGATTAACCACATGAACCGGGTCGGTAACGCGGTTTACCTCAGTACCGACTTTGGAGTCGTGCTCCTGGATATTATACAGGACGAAATCCGCGATACGTACATCAGCCAGCGAACCGACGGCCTAGCCAATCGAATTTATCAGACAGCCGCCACGGCTGATAGTCTCTACGCCCGAACGGGCACCGCGGATAGCACTGCCACATACCAGCTTCGAGCTATTCGGCTGTCGTCCACGGTCAATTTTGCTGACCCGGCCAACTGGCGACCTATCTCGGTACCGGGGCCCCAGACTGAGTCAATCGTTACGTATCAGGGCCGCGTGTTGGCGGCTGCCAATGGACGGGGCACCTTCGAACGGCGAGCCGGAAACTGGGTGTTGACGCAATCCCTGGCCAGCTCCCCCATCCGGATTTTTGTATCTGGGCCCAATTTAATTATCAATACCCTTAATCGGGTTCAGCTTTCGAGCGGAAACCAACTTACAAGCCCTTTGCTGAGTGGTGCTGCCAGACAAGCTCAGACTGATGGGACAACAATCTGGCTGGCTGATGAGCAGCAGGGCCTGCTGATTGCCCGTCAGGCAGGTGTGTCGCGGATCGCTCCGACTGGTCCCATTCAGGATCAGTTTGCCAACCTGTACACGTATCCTAATACGCTGGTCGCTCTACCGAATAGTCCTACCGATCAGACTGCGCCTACGTTGAGCCGTCCGGCGCTCGAATCGTTTTATGTTTCCGACAATCAATGGCAGCCTGTTGCAAACAGTCAATTAGTTAATAGTGCCAACTCGGCTGCGTATTTGCCCAATGAGCAGCGATTATACATCGGAACGTATGGCGGAGGCTTATGGAGCCAGACCGCTGGGCAACCCCTGACGCCCGTAACGCTGCCTGGTACGATCAGTCCCTATATTACCAGCCTGTCGGCCGACGCGGTTGGAAATCTCTGGATCGCTACTTTTGAAGGCCGCCGTCCCGTATTACACGTTCGGGAAGTAGACGGGCAATTCAAGACGTTTACGGCGCTGACGCAGCTAACCATTCTGAATATCGTGCCGGACGATAACGGATTTGTCTGGCTCCAGCTCGAACCTGGTCGGGGAATCCTGGTTTTCGATCCACTAACGAACCGAAGCCGTTACCTGACTACACTACAGAACCAGGGGGGCTTGCTGACGAACAGCGTTCGGGCGTTGGTGAAAGATCGTACCGGATTGATCTGGGTGGGGACTGATCTGGGTCCAACTGTTTTTGATAACCCGGCTGGGGTGTTCAATGCTCAAATCAATGCTCAGCCACCGCTGCTGAACGGGCGTCGGCTACTGGCGAACGAAACCGTTACGGCCTTAGCAGTTGATGGCGGCAATCGAAAATGGATAGGCACATTGAATGGGCTCTATCAGGTATCTGCCGACGGGTCGCAACTGGTAAATACGTTCACGGCAGGTAACAGCCCCCTACCCGTCAACCCCATCGATGCGCTGGCTGTCGAACCGGTTAGCGGCAACGTTTTCATTAAAACCAGCAAGGGTATCACTACGTATCGAGGAGCCGCTACCGAACCCGCCGAACAATTGAGCACAGCCGTTATTTTTCCCAACCCCGTCCGCCCTGATTTTACGGGGACCGTTGGCATTCGGGGGCTGACTGATAACGCGACGGTAAAAATCCTTGATGCGGGTGGACTGCTGGTCTACCAAACCCGGTCGCAGGGGGGAACCGCCACCTGGGATCTGCGCGATTATCGGGGCCGGTCGGCGCAGACGGGCATTTACCTCGTGGTGGTCGTTACGGCTGATGGGCTGGAAGGTTTGGCGGGTAAACTGGCCGTTGTGCGGTAG
- a CDS encoding sodium:solute symporter family protein, with translation MLLSLIALYLLANIAVGVWAARRVTTAQDFVLAGRQLPLVLAASVTFATWFGSETIMGAPAMFVEGGVQAVIEEPFGSALCLFLVGAFFARPLYRLRITTFSDYFRLRFGRSAELLSAVMVIPSYFSWIAAQLVAIGIVLSVVTDVPREYCILFSAAVVMLYTLLGGMWSISITDFFHNLIIVIALVVLAVLLWREVGDFSRIQEKTPPGFFRFLPPPTFKNWIEYVAAWITIGLGSIPQQDIFQRVMAAKTENTSVRASYLASGMYLTIAMLPLLIALMAKLVHPDLPEDNQMIIPNMVMRHGSLPLQVLFFGAVTSAILSVSSGAILAPAAVFGENIVKFFRPDLSDRALLLTIRCAVVVITVICVWMSTTRDTNIFDLVGESSAFSLVSLFVPLTAGIYWKRANLTGCLWSMLAGLVVWLLCIWQETEYNPMMYGLLASMLAMVLGSLTRNTVAQSVPHTPGS, from the coding sequence ATGCTCCTATCGCTCATTGCACTGTATTTACTGGCTAACATAGCCGTTGGCGTCTGGGCAGCTCGCCGGGTAACAACGGCCCAGGATTTCGTGCTGGCCGGACGGCAATTGCCGCTGGTACTGGCAGCTTCCGTTACGTTCGCTACCTGGTTTGGCTCCGAGACCATCATGGGTGCCCCGGCCATGTTTGTGGAAGGGGGCGTACAGGCCGTTATTGAAGAACCCTTTGGTTCGGCTCTGTGTCTGTTTCTAGTCGGTGCTTTCTTTGCCCGACCGCTCTATCGCTTACGAATCACGACCTTCAGCGACTACTTCCGGCTTCGGTTCGGGCGTTCGGCAGAGCTGCTGTCGGCCGTAATGGTGATCCCCTCCTACTTTAGCTGGATTGCAGCACAACTGGTCGCCATCGGCATTGTATTGAGTGTCGTGACGGATGTTCCCCGCGAATACTGCATCTTGTTCAGCGCGGCTGTGGTAATGCTTTATACACTGCTGGGGGGCATGTGGTCAATCTCCATTACCGACTTTTTTCATAACCTGATCATCGTCATAGCACTGGTGGTGCTGGCCGTTCTGCTCTGGCGTGAGGTAGGAGACTTTAGTCGGATTCAGGAAAAAACTCCCCCCGGTTTCTTTCGTTTTTTGCCCCCCCCTACTTTTAAAAACTGGATTGAGTACGTAGCGGCCTGGATTACGATCGGGCTGGGATCGATTCCGCAACAGGATATTTTTCAACGGGTAATGGCGGCCAAAACCGAGAACACCTCTGTGCGTGCGTCGTACCTAGCGTCGGGTATGTACCTGACTATTGCCATGCTCCCCTTATTAATCGCGCTGATGGCGAAACTGGTCCACCCGGATCTGCCCGAAGATAATCAGATGATTATTCCCAATATGGTGATGCGGCACGGTAGCCTGCCGCTGCAGGTCTTATTCTTCGGCGCTGTTACGTCGGCTATTCTGAGTGTATCGAGCGGGGCTATCCTGGCCCCCGCTGCCGTTTTTGGCGAGAACATTGTAAAGTTTTTCCGCCCTGATCTGAGCGACCGCGCTCTGTTGCTGACCATTCGCTGCGCGGTTGTGGTCATCACCGTAATCTGTGTCTGGATGAGCACGACACGCGATACCAATATCTTCGACCTCGTGGGTGAATCGTCGGCTTTCAGCCTCGTTTCATTATTCGTTCCCTTAACGGCGGGGATTTACTGGAAACGCGCTAACCTGACCGGCTGTCTCTGGTCTATGTTAGCTGGCTTGGTTGTCTGGCTGTTGTGCATCTGGCAGGAAACCGAATACAATCCAATGATGTACGGGCTACTAGCCAGTATGCTGGCGATGGTGCTGGGAAGTCTTACCCGAAATACTGTTGCTCAATCCGTCCCACATACCCCAGGTTCGTAG
- a CDS encoding NUDIX domain-containing protein, translating into MKVRPCALVWRHSAGQTEILLMHYCYGGQDVFALPGGNPDRGEILPQTIVRELQEELGVTVTVGEMVLAGEMLLTQRNDDVLHVVFEGRDMQGDPVLNPTETTALGVLWKPVSELPSLNLYPNIGGRIQEWFDSTTNLGYVGRIEQQYFG; encoded by the coding sequence ATGAAAGTAAGACCCTGCGCTTTAGTCTGGCGGCATTCGGCCGGTCAGACCGAAATTCTTTTGATGCATTACTGCTACGGTGGGCAGGACGTATTTGCACTGCCCGGCGGCAATCCGGATCGGGGCGAAATTCTCCCGCAAACGATTGTTCGTGAATTGCAGGAAGAACTAGGCGTAACGGTCACCGTCGGCGAGATGGTTTTAGCCGGGGAAATGCTGCTGACACAACGTAACGACGACGTCCTGCACGTTGTGTTCGAAGGGCGCGACATGCAGGGCGATCCCGTCCTGAATCCCACCGAGACAACGGCGCTGGGCGTTCTCTGGAAACCCGTTAGCGAGCTTCCGTCGCTGAATCTTTATCCAAACATCGGCGGCCGAATTCAGGAATGGTTCGACAGCACTACGAACCTGGGGTATGTGGGACGGATTGAGCAACAGTATTTCGGGTAA
- a CDS encoding Dps family protein has translation MNALNQIEALETPSDLEEKGREKVAESLNRLVADAFALYIKTKNYHWHMSGRHFRDYHLLLDDQATQILATIDPLAERVRKIGGNTIRSVGHVAQLQRVKDNDEDFVGPKEMLEDLVNENKKMAKNMREAHKIADDAEDVATASLLENYIDETEERTWFLFETTRDLN, from the coding sequence ATGAATGCGCTTAATCAAATAGAAGCACTGGAAACGCCTTCGGATCTGGAGGAAAAAGGCCGGGAGAAAGTTGCCGAGTCCCTTAACCGACTGGTTGCCGACGCGTTTGCGCTGTATATAAAAACCAAAAATTACCACTGGCACATGTCAGGTCGTCATTTCCGGGATTATCACCTGTTGTTAGACGACCAGGCGACTCAAATTCTGGCGACGATCGACCCACTGGCTGAGCGTGTCCGGAAGATTGGCGGCAATACCATTCGATCGGTTGGCCACGTAGCGCAGTTGCAGCGTGTGAAAGACAACGACGAGGATTTTGTTGGCCCCAAAGAAATGCTGGAGGACTTGGTTAACGAGAATAAAAAGATGGCGAAAAACATGCGTGAAGCTCACAAAATTGCTGATGACGCAGAGGACGTAGCCACCGCCAGCCTGCTGGAAAACTACATTGATGAAACCGAAGAGCGGACCTGGTTCCTGTTCGAAACCACCCGTGATCTGAATTGA
- the lhgO gene encoding L-2-hydroxyglutarate oxidase — protein MIDVLIIGGGIVGLATALQLKQQRPTLSVVLIDKEPAVARHQTGHNSGVIHSGLYYKPSSLKATNCIRGYQMLVDFCRQEEIPFDLCGKIVVATKTTEIPQLNMLFERGQQNGLTGLRKLTASEMREIEPHVNGVEGMFVPQTGIIDYKQVCDKYAEKFQALGGEIRLAERVEQVTSGNSLNIVVTNKSRYETKLVVNCAGLYSDKIAQLTQSEALDIRIIPFRGEYFKIRPEKEYLVKNLIYPVPDPNFPFLGVHFTRMIHGGVEAGPNAVLAFQREGYTKSDINLKELYETLTWPGFQKVAGKYWQTGLGEMYRSFSKAAFTKALQELIPEIQESDLIEGGAGVRAQACDRTGGLLDDFAILETNKAINVVNAPSPAATSSLSIGQTVAQKALARF, from the coding sequence ATGATAGACGTACTGATTATCGGGGGCGGCATTGTTGGCCTGGCAACCGCTCTGCAACTGAAACAGCAACGACCAACGCTCAGCGTCGTGCTCATTGATAAAGAACCAGCCGTTGCCCGCCACCAGACCGGCCACAACAGTGGCGTTATTCACTCGGGGCTGTACTACAAACCAAGTAGCCTGAAAGCAACCAACTGCATTCGGGGTTACCAGATGCTTGTCGACTTCTGTCGGCAGGAGGAGATTCCCTTTGATCTTTGTGGTAAAATTGTCGTAGCCACGAAAACAACAGAAATCCCCCAGCTCAATATGTTGTTCGAGCGGGGACAGCAGAACGGGCTGACGGGCCTTCGTAAACTAACCGCGTCTGAAATGCGCGAGATCGAACCGCACGTTAATGGGGTAGAAGGCATGTTCGTTCCGCAGACCGGCATCATCGATTACAAACAGGTCTGCGACAAATACGCCGAGAAGTTTCAGGCGCTGGGTGGCGAAATCCGGCTGGCCGAGCGCGTGGAGCAGGTTACGTCGGGCAACAGCCTGAATATTGTTGTTACGAACAAGAGCCGCTACGAAACGAAGCTGGTTGTCAACTGCGCGGGTCTGTATTCGGATAAAATTGCTCAGCTAACCCAGTCCGAAGCGCTGGACATTCGAATCATTCCGTTCCGGGGGGAGTATTTCAAGATCCGGCCGGAGAAAGAGTACCTCGTCAAAAACCTGATTTATCCTGTTCCCGACCCGAATTTTCCATTCCTGGGCGTTCACTTTACCCGCATGATCCACGGGGGGGTCGAAGCGGGGCCGAATGCCGTACTGGCTTTTCAGCGGGAAGGATATACTAAGTCGGACATCAATCTGAAAGAGCTGTACGAAACGCTGACCTGGCCGGGTTTCCAGAAAGTAGCCGGTAAATACTGGCAGACAGGTTTAGGTGAAATGTACCGGTCATTCTCCAAGGCAGCGTTTACCAAGGCGCTACAGGAGTTGATTCCGGAAATTCAGGAAAGCGACCTTATCGAAGGTGGCGCGGGCGTTCGGGCGCAGGCCTGTGACCGGACGGGCGGCCTGCTCGACGACTTCGCGATTCTGGAAACCAACAAGGCCATCAACGTAGTGAATGCCCCCTCACCGGCAGCCACCTCGTCGCTGTCAATCGGGCAGACAGTAGCCCAAAAAGCACTGGCTCGTTTTTAA
- a CDS encoding anthranilate phosphoribosyltransferase, with translation MSINSFYLDTPTETPLGRGIKHIGIGKYGSKPLPTDLLEECRQALNDPDTHPLQRGAFLGALIAKGPTQEEMTLEDTIGKGAFSHATFFINKVCPELPVGMLPVATKLVRGHNLQASEAQQLGDYLFGIGIKPEDNCETFRGLAASIMRVRHETNEEYQGLMRAAERTFSPGFGKISCATRPLVQLAEPFDGVENSYLITPILAHFFQKRGYGAVSAVGRSGGPKFTLNALDLYMHLGCQFLQSNHELDTTLDRYGWVLDQKALSPALNTWVDRRRILIKRPFLATLEKTLNPCHAQILVTSVFHITYQMKMAELALMAGFDAAIVLKRGQEGSLAPSTSRASGILCAVRTPRGHLFFQHFEGDAATFANYRTETETQHENPQATDNAKLIRQFMAEGSSTDADFDNRVYFAQALYGRGLDWIESQLK, from the coding sequence ATGTCGATCAATAGCTTTTATCTTGACACGCCTACCGAAACGCCACTCGGACGGGGTATCAAACACATTGGTATTGGTAAATATGGGAGTAAACCGCTGCCGACGGATTTACTGGAAGAATGTCGACAGGCCCTCAACGATCCGGACACGCATCCGCTTCAGCGGGGAGCTTTTCTGGGTGCCTTAATTGCCAAAGGGCCTACCCAGGAGGAAATGACGCTTGAGGATACAATCGGTAAAGGCGCTTTTTCGCATGCTACGTTCTTTATCAATAAAGTCTGCCCGGAACTGCCCGTCGGGATGCTGCCCGTCGCTACGAAGCTGGTGCGCGGTCATAATTTGCAGGCAAGCGAAGCCCAGCAACTAGGAGACTACCTCTTCGGGATTGGTATTAAGCCAGAGGATAACTGCGAAACATTCCGGGGGCTGGCTGCCAGTATCATGCGCGTACGGCACGAGACGAACGAAGAATACCAGGGACTGATGCGGGCGGCCGAACGAACATTTTCGCCGGGGTTCGGCAAAATAAGCTGTGCTACCCGGCCGCTGGTTCAACTGGCCGAACCCTTTGACGGGGTTGAGAATAGCTACCTCATTACGCCCATTCTGGCTCATTTCTTTCAAAAACGGGGCTACGGGGCCGTATCGGCCGTTGGTCGGTCGGGAGGGCCAAAGTTTACGTTGAATGCGCTGGATTTATACATGCACCTCGGCTGTCAGTTTTTGCAAAGCAACCACGAACTCGACACAACCCTGGACCGCTACGGCTGGGTGCTGGATCAGAAGGCGCTGTCACCGGCCCTGAACACCTGGGTAGATCGTCGCCGTATTCTCATTAAACGCCCTTTTCTGGCCACGCTGGAGAAAACCCTGAACCCCTGCCACGCGCAGATTCTCGTTACGTCCGTTTTCCACATTACGTACCAGATGAAAATGGCTGAGCTGGCACTGATGGCGGGTTTCGATGCCGCTATCGTGCTCAAACGCGGGCAGGAAGGCAGTCTTGCGCCCTCTACCAGCCGGGCCAGCGGTATTCTGTGTGCTGTACGAACCCCCCGCGGACATTTATTCTTTCAACACTTCGAAGGTGATGCCGCTACGTTCGCCAACTACCGCACCGAAACCGAAACCCAGCATGAGAATCCACAGGCTACGGATAACGCGAAACTAATCCGGCAGTTTATGGCTGAGGGGAGCAGTACCGACGCTGATTTCGACAATCGGGTCTATTTTGCCCAAGCACTTTACGGCCGGGGGCTCGACTGGATTGAGAGCCAGTTAAAGTAA
- a CDS encoding M16 family metallopeptidase has protein sequence MGRIPFFLSLLLTSSVVLAQPKPATPTKKTNVAKAPGKTSSVNLAKPIPTDPAVTVGKLPNGLTYYIRKNAEPKNRAELRLVVRAGSVLETDGQQGLAHFMEHMEFNGTKNYPKNKLVDFLQSSGVRFGADLNAYTSFDETVYQLPVPTDSADVFRQAFQILEDWAHNATIDSLEIEKERGVVLEERRLGRGAGQRMRDAYFPVLLNNSIYARRLPIGTEDVLKTFSADTLRQFYHDWYRPDLMAVIAVGDFDPKEVEGIIREKFGRIPALKNPKPRPEFSIPAHKDTKVIIVTDQEQPSTVVQVIYKRPEIKERTLNDLLEGIKRGLFNAMLGNRIQELTQQADPPFLGGYSNYGDFLGNLDAFTSVAVAKEGNVERAIRAVLDENARVKQFGFTPTELARAKQEFMTSVEQAYSERNKTRSVNYVNEYVQNFTNKEPYTSIEFYYDFLKKELDGIKLPEVNTLVDQFIRNENRAVIVMAPQKDKDKLPSTQQIIDFIDAAGKNLTAYDDKTIDSPLLATQPGNSPVVDTKKIKDIDVTEWTLKNGVKVVLKPTDFKNDQVLFAGTSFGGTSLYNLNDFQSARFASTLATLGGTGAFNQIQLNKFLAGKQVSVYPFISELSEGVSGSAAPKDLETALQLLYSYFTQPRKDADVVKGFLSNQKSALQSQINTPTPARVFQDTVTVTLGNNNPRRQPLKPADLDKIDLDRALAIYKERFANAGDFTFFFVGNVSEETLKPLVERYLGGLPATGSTEKFKDLGIRTPSGQISKTVYRGLDPKASVQLVYSGNMDWSPENTTQLDALSEVLEIKLIEKLREEESGVYGVGASGAYSKYPVPRYTFRINFGCAPENVEKLIAKTKELIDGLKKKGADATDIAKFKAETRRETEVQLKDNQFWLGYLQNKYYTGDAPDEVLHEDELLKKVTVESTKEAANRYFGDNVIRLVLMPEKK, from the coding sequence ATGGGACGTATTCCCTTCTTTTTGAGCTTACTGCTCACATCCTCGGTAGTGCTGGCGCAGCCCAAACCAGCTACGCCTACCAAAAAAACGAATGTTGCCAAAGCACCTGGTAAAACCAGTAGTGTCAACCTGGCAAAACCCATCCCAACTGATCCGGCCGTTACGGTAGGTAAGCTGCCCAATGGCCTGACCTACTATATTCGGAAGAACGCCGAACCGAAAAACCGGGCTGAACTCCGACTGGTTGTCCGGGCGGGGTCGGTGCTGGAAACCGACGGCCAGCAGGGACTGGCCCACTTCATGGAGCACATGGAGTTCAACGGTACCAAAAATTACCCCAAGAACAAGCTGGTCGATTTTCTCCAGTCATCGGGCGTACGTTTCGGGGCCGATCTGAATGCGTACACAAGTTTTGACGAAACAGTGTATCAACTTCCCGTCCCGACCGACTCGGCCGATGTGTTCCGGCAGGCATTTCAGATTCTGGAAGACTGGGCGCATAACGCAACCATCGACTCGTTAGAGATTGAGAAAGAACGTGGTGTTGTACTGGAAGAGCGTCGGCTCGGGCGTGGCGCTGGTCAGCGGATGCGGGATGCCTATTTCCCGGTGCTGCTAAACAACTCGATCTACGCCAGACGGCTGCCCATTGGCACCGAAGACGTATTGAAAACATTCAGCGCCGATACGTTACGTCAGTTCTACCATGACTGGTACCGCCCCGATCTGATGGCGGTTATCGCCGTAGGCGATTTTGATCCTAAGGAAGTGGAAGGCATTATCCGGGAGAAGTTTGGCCGGATTCCAGCGCTGAAAAACCCGAAGCCCCGCCCTGAGTTTTCCATCCCGGCCCACAAGGACACGAAGGTCATTATTGTCACCGACCAGGAACAGCCCAGTACCGTAGTGCAGGTTATTTACAAACGGCCTGAGATCAAGGAACGGACGCTGAACGATCTGCTCGAGGGCATTAAGCGGGGGCTGTTCAACGCCATGCTGGGCAATCGGATTCAGGAGCTAACGCAGCAGGCCGATCCGCCATTTCTGGGTGGGTACAGCAACTACGGCGATTTCTTGGGCAATCTGGATGCTTTTACGTCGGTAGCCGTTGCCAAAGAAGGCAACGTCGAACGCGCGATTCGGGCGGTACTAGACGAGAACGCCCGAGTGAAACAATTTGGCTTCACCCCTACCGAACTGGCCCGCGCCAAGCAGGAATTCATGACGAGTGTTGAACAAGCATACAGTGAGCGGAATAAAACACGTTCGGTGAATTACGTCAACGAATACGTGCAGAACTTCACGAACAAGGAGCCGTACACCAGCATTGAGTTTTATTATGACTTCCTAAAAAAAGAGCTGGACGGCATCAAACTACCTGAGGTAAATACGCTGGTCGATCAGTTCATCCGTAACGAAAACCGGGCGGTCATCGTCATGGCTCCTCAAAAAGACAAAGACAAACTGCCTTCGACGCAACAGATTATCGACTTCATTGATGCCGCTGGTAAAAACCTGACGGCTTATGACGACAAAACCATCGACAGTCCGTTGCTGGCCACGCAACCGGGCAACTCGCCTGTGGTCGACACGAAGAAAATTAAGGACATTGACGTAACTGAATGGACGCTCAAAAATGGGGTCAAGGTTGTGCTGAAACCCACCGATTTCAAGAACGACCAGGTTCTGTTTGCCGGTACCAGCTTCGGCGGTACGTCACTCTATAATCTGAACGACTTCCAGTCGGCGCGATTTGCCTCTACGCTGGCGACCCTGGGCGGTACGGGTGCGTTCAACCAGATTCAGCTGAACAAATTTCTGGCGGGAAAACAGGTGAGTGTGTATCCGTTCATTAGTGAACTGAGCGAAGGCGTAAGTGGCAGCGCGGCCCCGAAAGATCTGGAAACAGCGCTGCAACTGCTGTATAGTTATTTCACCCAGCCGCGCAAAGACGCCGACGTGGTGAAAGGGTTTTTGTCGAATCAGAAAAGCGCGCTGCAAAGCCAGATCAATACACCGACACCTGCTCGGGTATTCCAGGATACCGTAACCGTAACGCTGGGCAACAACAACCCCCGCCGGCAACCGCTGAAACCCGCTGATCTGGATAAAATTGATCTGGATCGCGCGCTGGCTATCTACAAAGAACGTTTCGCCAACGCGGGCGACTTTACGTTCTTTTTTGTCGGCAACGTCAGTGAAGAAACGTTGAAGCCGCTGGTCGAAAGGTACTTGGGTGGTTTACCGGCTACGGGTTCAACGGAGAAATTCAAGGATTTAGGTATTCGTACGCCATCGGGCCAGATCAGCAAGACGGTATACCGGGGCCTCGATCCCAAAGCGTCGGTACAGTTGGTGTACAGCGGTAATATGGACTGGTCTCCGGAGAACACAACGCAGCTGGACGCGCTGAGTGAAGTGCTGGAGATTAAGCTGATCGAAAAACTGCGCGAGGAAGAAAGTGGGGTGTACGGCGTAGGTGCCAGCGGAGCCTACAGCAAATACCCGGTGCCGCGCTATACGTTCCGCATCAACTTTGGCTGCGCGCCCGAAAACGTCGAGAAGCTGATTGCTAAAACGAAGGAACTGATCGACGGTCTGAAAAAGAAAGGTGCCGATGCCACCGACATTGCCAAGTTCAAAGCCGAAACCCGGCGCGAAACCGAAGTGCAGCTGAAAGACAACCAGTTTTGGCTGGGCTACCTGCAGAATAAATATTATACTGGCGATGCCCCCGACGAGGTTCTGCACGAAGACGAACTGCTCAAAAAAGTTACCGTTGAGAGCACCAAAGAAGCCGCTAATCGGTATTTCGGTGATAACGTCATTCGACTGGTGCTGATGCCGGAGAAGAAGTAG
- the nadC gene encoding carboxylating nicotinate-nucleotide diphosphorylase: MNLHEFIQLALAEDVGDGDHTSLSTIPANAKKRARLLVKESGILAGVEVAKAVFDEVDPTFQVEVLMEDGASIKPGDIVLTVSGNARNILTAERLVLNCMQRMSGIATHTRELVNLLQGTRARLLDTRKTTPNFRICEKMATKIGGAVNHRFGLYDQILIKDNHVDYAGGIEAAITKAVAYLNETGRNLKIEIETRNRAEVEEVLRVGNVDIILLDNFTPDGIRDMVRLIDRRYVTEASGGIDETNLRAYAETGVDYISSGALTHQIKSLDLSLKAY; the protein is encoded by the coding sequence ATGAATTTACACGAATTTATTCAGCTTGCACTGGCCGAGGATGTGGGCGATGGCGACCATACTTCTTTATCGACGATTCCAGCCAATGCGAAGAAGCGGGCCCGACTTCTGGTTAAAGAGAGCGGCATCCTGGCTGGTGTCGAGGTAGCTAAAGCCGTTTTTGATGAGGTGGATCCTACCTTTCAGGTCGAAGTACTCATGGAAGACGGGGCCAGCATCAAACCCGGCGACATTGTCTTAACTGTCAGCGGCAATGCCCGTAATATACTGACGGCCGAACGACTGGTGCTGAACTGTATGCAGCGTATGAGCGGCATTGCTACGCACACCCGCGAGCTGGTCAATCTGCTGCAGGGAACAAGGGCCAGGTTATTGGATACCCGCAAGACTACGCCGAACTTCCGGATCTGCGAAAAGATGGCGACGAAGATTGGGGGGGCCGTTAACCACCGTTTTGGCTTATATGACCAGATTCTGATCAAGGACAACCACGTGGATTACGCCGGAGGTATCGAAGCGGCCATCACCAAAGCGGTGGCTTACCTGAACGAAACCGGACGGAATCTGAAGATCGAAATTGAAACCCGCAACCGGGCCGAAGTTGAAGAGGTGTTACGTGTTGGTAATGTCGATATTATTCTGCTGGATAATTTCACACCCGACGGTATCCGGGACATGGTTCGCCTGATCGACCGACGGTACGTTACGGAGGCATCGGGCGGCATTGATGAAACAAACCTGCGTGCCTACGCTGAAACCGGTGTTGACTACATTTCGTCCGGTGCGCTGACTCACCAGATCAAAAGCCTGGATTTGAGTCTCAAGGCGTATTGA